One window of Candidatus Cloacimonadaceae bacterium genomic DNA carries:
- the rsmA gene encoding 16S rRNA (adenine(1518)-N(6)/adenine(1519)-N(6))-dimethyltransferase RsmA: MRAIKELGQNFLINPSIAAAIAGFANLTPGDRVWEIGPGMGILTGELIERGAKLTAFELDRRMEEPLIEKYGERFELVMQDILKLDWQEQINQEPARIKLVANIPYQITSPLLNLIERHHQSFETIVLMVQREVAHRLAGSPNNKDYGLMTIKLQLIFDIKLLLDVGREEFDPVPRVDSAVISLAQRKDPPLIKNPLKFRQIATVAFANRRKTMRNNLLALIPRERVAILEQSSGIDLSRRGETLSEAEFIILSDHI; this comes from the coding sequence ATGAGAGCCATCAAAGAACTGGGGCAAAACTTTTTAATCAATCCCTCCATCGCGGCAGCCATTGCCGGTTTTGCCAATCTCACCCCCGGAGACAGAGTCTGGGAAATCGGCCCCGGAATGGGCATCCTCACCGGCGAACTGATTGAGCGTGGCGCCAAACTCACTGCTTTCGAGCTTGATCGCCGCATGGAAGAACCCCTCATCGAGAAATATGGCGAACGCTTTGAGCTCGTGATGCAGGATATTCTTAAGCTCGATTGGCAGGAACAAATCAATCAGGAACCCGCCAGAATCAAGCTCGTGGCAAATATCCCCTACCAGATCACTTCTCCTCTTTTGAACCTGATCGAACGCCATCACCAGAGCTTCGAGACCATCGTATTGATGGTGCAAAGGGAAGTGGCTCACCGGCTCGCGGGGTCGCCGAATAACAAGGATTATGGTTTGATGACGATCAAGCTGCAGCTCATTTTCGATATCAAACTTTTGCTCGATGTTGGGCGCGAGGAGTTTGATCCCGTCCCCAGGGTCGATTCTGCCGTGATCTCTCTTGCGCAAAGAAAAGATCCACCCTTGATCAAAAATCCGCTCAAATTTCGTCAGATCGCCACGGTCGCCTTTGCTAACCGCCGCAAAACGATGCGAAACAATCTATTGGCTTTGATCCCACGAGAGCGCGTCGCCATCTTGGAACAGAGCAGCGGCATCGATCTTTCCCGTCGTGGAGAAACCCTCAGTGAAGCTGAATTCATTATTCTCAGCGATCATATTTAA